One stretch of Novosphingobium pentaromativorans US6-1 DNA includes these proteins:
- the argC gene encoding N-acetyl-gamma-glutamyl-phosphate reductase, whose product MSATVFIDGAAGTTGLEIAERLGSRSEFDLIVLDDERRKDASARAEALNDADFVVLCLPDDAAREAVGMIRNDRTRVIDASTAYRTADGWTYGFPELVGRDAIASAMRVSNPGCYPTGFLALVAPLVAAGLLPADWPYVCHAVSGYSGGGKALIGRFEEDRDIAFRAYGLTMGHKHVPEMTVHAGLSIPPIFAPAVIAAHRGMVVEVPLHLGAMKNAGSPEALRGKLSETYTGSPIVSVVDDEPGELLLRASMQPVDTLTLRVFGSADGSQARLVAMLDNLGKGASGAAVQNLNIMAGLPETAGLRL is encoded by the coding sequence GTGAGCGCGACGGTCTTCATCGACGGCGCCGCCGGCACCACCGGGCTTGAAATTGCAGAGCGGCTCGGCAGCCGCAGCGAGTTCGACCTCATCGTTCTCGACGACGAACGCCGCAAGGACGCCTCAGCGCGCGCCGAAGCGCTGAACGACGCGGATTTCGTCGTGCTGTGCCTGCCCGACGACGCCGCCCGCGAAGCCGTGGGGATGATCCGCAACGACCGGACCCGGGTGATCGACGCATCGACCGCCTACCGCACCGCCGATGGCTGGACTTACGGCTTTCCCGAGCTGGTCGGCCGCGATGCGATTGCATCGGCCATGCGCGTCAGCAATCCGGGCTGCTATCCCACCGGCTTCCTCGCCCTCGTCGCGCCGCTCGTGGCCGCGGGGCTGCTGCCGGCCGACTGGCCCTATGTGTGCCACGCCGTTTCCGGTTACTCGGGCGGCGGCAAGGCGCTGATCGGCCGATTCGAGGAAGACCGCGACATCGCATTTCGCGCCTATGGCCTGACCATGGGCCACAAGCACGTGCCCGAAATGACGGTTCATGCTGGCCTTTCGATCCCGCCGATCTTCGCGCCCGCCGTCATCGCTGCGCATCGCGGCATGGTCGTCGAAGTGCCGCTGCACCTCGGCGCCATGAAGAACGCCGGCTCGCCCGAGGCCCTGCGCGGAAAGTTAAGCGAGACTTATACAGGCAGCCCAATCGTCTCGGTCGTCGACGACGAACCAGGTGAACTGCTGCTGCGCGCCTCGATGCAGCCGGTCGACACGTTGACCCTGCGCGTCTTCGGCTCTGCCGACGGCAGCCAGGCCCGCCTCGTCGCCATGCTCGACAATCTGGGTAAGGGCGCCAGCGGCGCCGCGGTCCAGAACCTCAACATCATGGCCGGCCTGCCGGAAACAGCAGGACTGCGTCTCTGA
- a CDS encoding DUF4163 domain-containing protein, producing the protein MLASVLLAGGCSGKQADAPEDQPSLSASSEASAGPAGAGMASQGAASDGASQVAQAAAPMGRKEEASNDLYEFAYEYPDQAGAIPGLRARLDAKLDETRKALISESRDDRREAKKNDFPYHAHSSQTSWKVVTDLPGWLSLSSEFYVFSGGAHGMSGFDSLLWDKQADAARKPEALFTSESALRSAIRRPFCNALDKEREKRRGVPVRRGSDDMFSDCIDPLESTVILGSSNGKTFDRLGILVGPYAAGPYAEGTYEITLPVTPAVLDTVKPAYKDSFSSGG; encoded by the coding sequence GTGTTGGCAAGCGTTCTCCTGGCAGGTGGCTGTTCGGGCAAGCAGGCCGATGCCCCCGAGGATCAGCCTTCGCTTTCAGCCTCGAGCGAGGCCAGTGCCGGTCCTGCGGGAGCGGGCATGGCCTCGCAAGGGGCGGCCAGCGACGGGGCTTCGCAGGTTGCGCAAGCTGCCGCGCCCATGGGCCGCAAGGAAGAAGCCTCGAACGATCTTTACGAATTCGCCTACGAGTACCCGGACCAGGCCGGCGCAATCCCCGGGCTGCGCGCAAGGCTCGATGCCAAGTTGGACGAAACCCGCAAGGCGCTCATCTCCGAATCGCGCGATGACCGGCGCGAGGCGAAGAAGAACGACTTTCCCTATCACGCGCATAGCAGCCAGACCTCGTGGAAGGTGGTGACCGACTTGCCGGGCTGGCTGTCGCTGTCCTCCGAGTTCTACGTCTTTTCCGGCGGTGCCCATGGCATGAGCGGTTTCGATTCGCTGCTTTGGGACAAGCAGGCCGACGCGGCCCGCAAGCCCGAGGCCCTGTTCACCAGCGAATCGGCGCTGCGCTCGGCAATCCGCAGGCCTTTCTGCAATGCGCTCGACAAGGAGCGTGAGAAGCGGCGCGGGGTGCCGGTACGCCGCGGCAGTGACGACATGTTCAGCGATTGTATCGATCCGCTCGAAAGTACGGTCATTCTCGGCTCGTCGAACGGCAAGACTTTCGATCGCCTCGGAATCCTCGTCGGTCCCTACGCGGCCGGGCCCTATGCCGAAGGCACATACGAGATCACCCTGCCGGTCACTCCGGCCGTGCTCGACACGGTGAAGCCCGCCTACAAGGACAGCTTCTCGAGCGGCGGCTGA
- the glnA gene encoding type I glutamate--ammonia ligase, translated as MASAKDVLKQIKDEEIEWVDLRFTDPKGKWQHLTMVSSVLGEDELEDGLMFDGSSIEGWKAINESDMILKPDLDAVYVDPFSATPMLILFCDIVEPSTGDLYGRDPRSTAKRAEAFVKAAGFGDTVYVGPEAEFFMFDDVKFYDGYDGNGFKLDDIELPGNSDKSYDTGNLAHRPRAKGGYFPVAPVDSAVDIRAEMVSTMIEMGLPCDKHHHEVAAAQHELGLTFGTLVTTADRMQIYKYVVHMVAQAYGKTATFMPKPIMKDNGSGMHTHISVWNEGKNTFAGNGYAGLSDTCLYFIGGVIKHAKALNAFTNPTTNSYKRLVPGYEAPVLLAYSARNRSASCRIPYGAGDKAKRVEFRFPDAMANPYLCYAALLMAGLDGIKNKIHPGDAMDKNLYDLPPAELAEVPTVCGSLREALEALAADHEFLIEGGVFTADQIEAYLELKWPEVLRWETTPSAVEFDMYYSA; from the coding sequence ATGGCAAGTGCAAAGGACGTCCTCAAGCAAATCAAGGACGAGGAAATCGAGTGGGTTGACCTCCGCTTCACCGACCCCAAGGGCAAGTGGCAGCACCTGACGATGGTGTCCTCGGTTCTTGGTGAGGACGAACTGGAAGACGGCCTCATGTTCGACGGTTCGTCGATCGAGGGCTGGAAGGCCATCAACGAGTCGGACATGATCCTCAAGCCCGACCTCGACGCCGTCTATGTCGATCCGTTCTCGGCCACCCCGATGCTGATCCTGTTCTGCGACATCGTCGAGCCTTCGACCGGCGACCTCTACGGACGTGACCCGCGCTCGACCGCCAAGCGCGCCGAAGCCTTCGTCAAGGCTGCCGGTTTCGGCGACACCGTCTATGTCGGCCCCGAAGCCGAATTCTTCATGTTCGACGACGTGAAGTTCTATGACGGCTACGACGGCAACGGCTTCAAGCTCGACGACATCGAACTGCCCGGCAACTCGGACAAGTCGTACGACACCGGCAACCTTGCCCACCGTCCGCGCGCCAAGGGTGGCTACTTCCCGGTCGCTCCGGTCGACTCGGCTGTCGACATCCGCGCCGAGATGGTCTCGACCATGATCGAAATGGGCCTGCCCTGCGACAAGCACCACCACGAAGTGGCCGCCGCGCAGCACGAACTCGGCCTGACCTTCGGCACGCTGGTCACCACCGCCGACCGCATGCAGATCTACAAGTACGTCGTGCACATGGTCGCTCAGGCCTATGGCAAGACCGCCACGTTCATGCCCAAGCCGATCATGAAGGACAACGGATCGGGCATGCACACGCACATCTCGGTCTGGAACGAAGGCAAGAACACCTTCGCCGGCAACGGCTATGCCGGCCTGTCGGATACCTGCCTGTACTTCATCGGCGGCGTCATCAAGCACGCCAAGGCCCTCAACGCCTTCACCAACCCGACCACCAACAGCTACAAGCGCCTGGTGCCGGGCTACGAAGCCCCGGTCCTGCTCGCCTACTCGGCGCGCAACCGCTCGGCCTCGTGCCGCATCCCCTACGGTGCGGGCGACAAGGCGAAGCGCGTGGAATTCCGTTTCCCCGACGCGATGGCCAACCCCTACCTGTGCTACGCCGCGCTGCTCATGGCCGGCCTCGATGGCATCAAGAACAAGATCCATCCGGGCGACGCCATGGACAAGAACCTCTACGATCTGCCGCCGGCCGAACTCGCCGAAGTGCCGACCGTCTGCGGTTCGCTGCGTGAAGCTCTCGAGGCCCTGGCCGCTGACCACGAGTTCCTCATCGAGGGCGGCGTGTTCACTGCCGACCAGATCGAAGCTTACCTCGAACTGAAGTGGCCGGAAGTTCTGCGCTGGGAAACCACGCCGTCGGCCGTCGAGTTCGACATGTACTACAGCGCCTGA
- a CDS encoding fasciclin domain-containing protein, giving the protein MRIKHLAIALLGGASLATAACSGGTPEDTGTGAAELATPETESLPALLDDADGLQTVAEAIKETGISGIFEGKGSYTLLAPEDAAFAALGDSAKELTGSADHAALAALLKDHLIPGYLTPQDISAAIDASKDGEVSMPTVSGEELIFTRKGDAISVSAPDGSEATFDGEALAGGSSIAIPLTGILKKI; this is encoded by the coding sequence ATGCGGATCAAACACCTCGCCATTGCGCTGCTTGGCGGCGCCAGCCTTGCCACCGCCGCCTGCTCGGGCGGAACGCCGGAGGACACCGGCACCGGAGCCGCCGAGCTTGCCACGCCCGAAACCGAATCGCTGCCTGCCCTGCTCGACGATGCGGATGGCCTGCAGACTGTGGCGGAAGCCATCAAGGAAACCGGCATCAGCGGCATTTTTGAAGGAAAGGGCAGCTATACGCTGCTTGCGCCCGAGGATGCCGCCTTTGCGGCCCTGGGCGATTCGGCCAAGGAGCTGACGGGCAGCGCAGACCATGCAGCGCTTGCGGCCTTGCTCAAGGATCACCTGATCCCCGGCTACCTGACCCCGCAGGACATTTCCGCGGCGATCGACGCCAGCAAGGATGGCGAAGTCTCGATGCCCACGGTGAGCGGGGAAGAGCTGATCTTCACCCGCAAGGGCGATGCGATCTCGGTCTCCGCGCCGGACGGATCGGAAGCGACGTTCGACGGCGAAGCGCTTGCCGGCGGCTCCAGCATCGCCATACCGCTGACCGGGATCCTCAAGAAGATCTGA
- a CDS encoding leucyl aminopeptidase family protein, with amino-acid sequence MSDKNPLIQPDRGQKAVAIHLVDKDGLDAFLKERTAAQRAALEAHKFSADAGEHAIVPDGDGWIVVASVARTGELSSWCLAKLADALPAGTYRCHGAEPGRAMFGWITGQYSFDRYRSDPSEEGPRVLLTAEAGKIDAITAEAEAVELVRDLVNTPAEDMGPGQLEAEAESLAKAYRAEIHVTRTDMLEREFPMVHAVGRAAGRSHAPRMIELEWGDPRHPRIAIVGKGVCFDSGGLDIKPSSGMLLMKKDMGGAAHALALARLIMDAKLPVRLHLLVPAVENAVSANSFRPGDVLRSRAGISVEIGNTDAEGRLILGDALARAGEKEPELIIDFATLTGAARVALGPDLPALFAREDATAQALLDGGLASDDPCWRLPLHEGYREMLKSDVADINNAGTGGFAGACTAALFLDRFVPKGVDWAHLDTFAWRPSAKPGRPKGGDALGLRASWNMLRQRYGK; translated from the coding sequence ATGAGCGACAAGAACCCATTGATTCAGCCGGACCGGGGCCAGAAGGCCGTGGCCATCCACCTCGTCGACAAGGACGGACTGGACGCCTTCCTCAAGGAACGCACCGCTGCCCAGCGCGCTGCGCTCGAAGCGCACAAGTTCTCCGCCGATGCAGGCGAACACGCGATCGTCCCCGATGGCGACGGCTGGATCGTGGTGGCAAGCGTTGCCCGGACCGGGGAACTGTCGAGCTGGTGCCTGGCCAAGCTCGCCGATGCCCTGCCCGCCGGCACCTATCGCTGCCATGGCGCCGAACCGGGCCGCGCCATGTTCGGCTGGATCACCGGGCAGTACAGCTTCGACCGTTATCGCTCCGATCCTTCCGAAGAAGGCCCCCGCGTACTGCTGACCGCCGAGGCGGGCAAGATCGACGCGATCACCGCCGAGGCCGAGGCCGTCGAACTGGTCCGCGACCTCGTCAATACCCCGGCCGAGGACATGGGCCCCGGCCAGCTCGAGGCAGAGGCCGAGAGCCTTGCCAAGGCCTATCGCGCCGAGATCCACGTGACCCGCACCGACATGCTCGAGCGCGAGTTCCCGATGGTCCATGCCGTGGGCCGCGCCGCCGGGCGCAGCCACGCCCCGCGCATGATCGAGCTGGAATGGGGCGATCCCAGGCATCCCAGGATCGCCATCGTCGGCAAGGGCGTCTGCTTCGATTCGGGCGGGCTCGACATCAAGCCGTCCTCGGGCATGCTGCTGATGAAGAAGGACATGGGCGGCGCGGCACATGCCCTGGCACTGGCGCGGCTGATCATGGACGCGAAGCTGCCGGTGCGCCTGCACCTGCTGGTCCCCGCCGTCGAAAACGCGGTTTCAGCCAACTCCTTCCGCCCGGGCGACGTCCTGCGCAGCCGCGCAGGCATCTCGGTGGAGATCGGCAATACCGATGCCGAAGGCCGCCTGATCCTCGGCGATGCCCTTGCCCGGGCCGGCGAGAAGGAGCCGGAGCTGATCATCGACTTCGCGACTCTCACCGGCGCGGCCCGGGTCGCGCTCGGCCCCGACCTGCCCGCACTGTTTGCGCGCGAGGATGCAACCGCGCAGGCCCTGCTCGACGGCGGCCTCGCCAGCGACGATCCGTGCTGGCGCCTGCCGCTGCACGAAGGCTACCGCGAAATGCTCAAGTCCGACGTGGCCGACATCAACAATGCAGGCACGGGCGGCTTTGCCGGCGCCTGCACCGCGGCGCTGTTCCTCGACCGTTTCGTGCCCAAGGGCGTCGACTGGGCCCACTTGGACACTTTCGCCTGGCGCCCCTCGGCCAAGCCGGGTCGTCCGAAAGGGGGAGACGCTTTGGGTCTGCGGGCGAGCTGGAATATGCTAAGACAGCGCTACGGCAAATGA
- a CDS encoding SH3 domain-containing protein has product MTALAIQDSHTRPPRIDGILAMTGPSVTADPGCLPVRGDLAHIKLAGLYFVPHYSVPMPHKVLPGAVLRSAGREDADAIRELPAGETFNVLDIAGNWAWGQLGEEGQVGYVALSGIEVIGQ; this is encoded by the coding sequence ATGACCGCGTTGGCCATCCAGGATTCCCATACCCGTCCCCCCCGGATCGACGGCATTCTTGCCATGACCGGGCCGAGCGTGACCGCGGATCCCGGCTGCCTTCCGGTTCGCGGAGACCTGGCGCACATCAAGCTCGCCGGTCTCTACTTCGTGCCGCACTACTCGGTGCCGATGCCGCACAAGGTGCTTCCGGGCGCCGTCCTGCGCAGCGCCGGGCGCGAGGATGCGGACGCGATCCGCGAACTGCCCGCGGGCGAAACCTTCAACGTGCTGGATATCGCCGGCAACTGGGCCTGGGGCCAGCTCGGCGAGGAAGGCCAGGTCGGCTACGTCGCGCTTTCCGGGATTGAGGTGATCGGGCAGTGA
- a CDS encoding P-II family nitrogen regulator, translated as MKKIEAIIKPFKLDEVKEALHEVGVSGITVTEAKGFGRQKGHTELYRGAEYVVDFLPKVKLEVVVADALADRVVEAIAEAAQTGRIGDGKIFVIPVETAVRIRTGERDDDAL; from the coding sequence GTGAAAAAGATCGAAGCCATCATCAAGCCGTTCAAGCTCGATGAAGTGAAGGAAGCGCTTCACGAAGTGGGCGTTTCGGGCATCACCGTCACCGAAGCCAAGGGCTTCGGGCGTCAGAAGGGGCATACCGAGCTTTATCGTGGTGCCGAGTATGTCGTGGACTTTCTGCCCAAGGTGAAACTCGAGGTCGTTGTTGCCGACGCCCTGGCGGACCGCGTGGTCGAGGCGATTGCCGAAGCCGCACAGACCGGGCGCATCGGCGACGGCAAGATCTTCGTCATCCCGGTCGAGACTGCGGTGCGCATCCGTACCGGCGAGCGGGACGACGACGCCCTCTGA
- a CDS encoding threonine ammonia-lyase yields the protein MDQQTLKTAPGTDGALLTADDVRAAAARISGKVVRTPTQHSNTLSAITGADVWLKFENLQFTAAYKERGALNALLLLSEEQKQRGVIAASAGNHAQGLSYHGTRLGVPVTIVMPNTTPLVKVMQTESVGGKVVLEGESFDEAYAHARKMEAELGLTFIHPFDDPHVAAGQGTVALEMLEDVPEIDTLVLPIGGGGLASGMGTVARAIKPGIGLIGVEAQLYPSMYNLLKGTNLPVGGDTLAEGIAVFEPGKFTSKVLRGLLDEFLLVSESRIESSLALLLQIEKTLVEGAGATGLGAVMANRELFAGKKVGIVLSGGNIDTRLLANVLLRDLARSGRLARLKIGLQDRAGALYKVAKVFHEHNVNIVEVLHHRIFTNLPAKGLLTEIECEARDREQLETLVSALRSAGYEVRQVETD from the coding sequence ATGGACCAGCAAACGCTCAAGACCGCCCCGGGGACCGATGGTGCCCTGCTGACTGCCGACGACGTTCGTGCGGCGGCGGCGCGAATTTCGGGCAAGGTCGTGCGCACGCCGACGCAGCACTCCAATACGCTGAGTGCGATCACCGGTGCCGACGTCTGGCTCAAGTTCGAAAACCTGCAGTTCACCGCCGCCTACAAGGAGCGCGGAGCGCTCAATGCCCTGCTGCTGCTTTCGGAAGAACAGAAACAGCGCGGTGTCATCGCCGCTTCGGCGGGCAATCACGCGCAGGGGCTTTCCTACCATGGCACCCGGCTGGGCGTGCCGGTAACCATCGTCATGCCCAACACCACTCCGCTGGTGAAGGTGATGCAGACCGAAAGCGTGGGCGGCAAGGTCGTGCTCGAAGGCGAAAGTTTCGACGAAGCCTATGCCCATGCGCGCAAGATGGAGGCCGAACTCGGCCTTACCTTCATCCATCCCTTCGACGATCCGCACGTCGCGGCCGGGCAGGGGACTGTCGCGCTCGAAATGCTCGAGGACGTGCCCGAAATCGATACGCTGGTGCTGCCGATCGGCGGCGGCGGCCTGGCATCGGGCATGGGCACGGTGGCGCGCGCCATCAAGCCGGGCATCGGCCTGATCGGCGTCGAGGCGCAGCTCTACCCCTCGATGTACAACCTGCTCAAGGGCACCAACCTGCCTGTCGGCGGCGATACGCTGGCCGAGGGCATCGCGGTGTTCGAGCCGGGCAAGTTCACTTCCAAGGTGCTGCGCGGCCTGCTCGACGAGTTCCTGCTGGTCAGCGAATCGCGCATCGAAAGCTCGCTGGCGCTCCTGCTGCAGATCGAAAAGACCCTGGTGGAGGGCGCGGGAGCGACCGGCCTGGGCGCAGTCATGGCCAACCGCGAGCTGTTTGCCGGCAAGAAGGTCGGCATCGTGCTGTCGGGCGGCAATATCGACACGCGCCTGCTTGCCAACGTGCTGCTGCGCGACCTTGCCCGCTCGGGCCGGCTCGCGCGCCTGAAGATCGGCCTGCAGGACCGTGCCGGTGCGCTCTACAAGGTCGCCAAGGTGTTCCACGAGCACAATGTGAACATCGTCGAGGTGCTGCATCACCGCATTTTCACCAACCTGCCTGCCAAGGGACTGCTGACCGAGATCGAGTGCGAGGCGCGCGACCGCGAGCAGCTCGAGACGCTCGTCTCCGCCCTGCGTTCGGCGGGGTATGAAGTGCGCCAGGTCGAGACCGACTGA
- a CDS encoding NAD(P)-dependent oxidoreductase, giving the protein MTERRKVSFLGLGVMGGAIARHIAKAGHELTIYNRSPERAQKWVEDNPGLAHRIAANPAHAAQDADVVITCVGNDDDLAEVVLGPNGVFKMLKKGGVFIDHTTVSARIARQISVEARDLQVHCIDAPMTGSQIGAEKGTLTLMCGGRNEAVEAARPVMEAYSQRIVHVGKAGSGQIAKMANQICIAGNVAALAEAVRFAQASHLDMDKVYEAISGGAAQSWQMDNRWQSMDEDRFDFGFAIDWMRKDLGLSLDEGRGLGVSLPVAALIDQFFAEIQAMGGGRLDTSAIIKRLPRKGRK; this is encoded by the coding sequence ATGACCGAACGACGCAAGGTTTCCTTCCTCGGCCTCGGCGTGATGGGCGGCGCTATCGCGCGGCACATCGCCAAGGCGGGCCATGAGCTCACCATCTACAACCGTTCGCCCGAACGCGCGCAGAAATGGGTGGAGGACAATCCCGGACTCGCCCATCGCATCGCCGCGAACCCGGCGCACGCGGCGCAGGACGCCGACGTGGTGATCACATGCGTGGGCAACGACGACGACCTCGCCGAAGTCGTGCTCGGCCCCAACGGCGTCTTCAAGATGCTCAAGAAGGGCGGCGTCTTCATCGACCACACGACCGTATCGGCGCGCATCGCCCGCCAGATCTCGGTGGAGGCGCGCGACCTGCAGGTCCATTGCATCGACGCGCCGATGACCGGTTCGCAGATCGGCGCGGAAAAAGGCACGCTCACATTGATGTGCGGCGGACGCAACGAAGCGGTGGAAGCCGCGCGTCCGGTGATGGAAGCCTATTCGCAGCGCATCGTCCACGTCGGCAAGGCCGGCTCGGGCCAGATCGCCAAGATGGCCAACCAGATCTGCATCGCAGGCAATGTCGCCGCGCTGGCCGAGGCGGTGCGCTTCGCGCAGGCCTCGCACCTCGACATGGACAAGGTCTACGAGGCGATTTCCGGCGGCGCCGCGCAGTCGTGGCAGATGGACAACCGCTGGCAGTCGATGGACGAGGACCGCTTCGACTTCGGCTTCGCGATCGACTGGATGCGCAAGGATCTCGGCCTCAGCCTCGACGAAGGGCGTGGCCTTGGCGTCTCGCTGCCGGTGGCCGCCCTCATCGACCAGTTCTTCGCCGAGATCCAGGCCATGGGCGGCGGCCGCCTCGACACCAGCGCGATCATCAAGCGACTGCCGAGGAAAGGCCGCAAGTGA
- a CDS encoding arginyltransferase, whose translation MTAPVRFPRFFVTSPAPCPYLPGRSERKVFTELKGPHADSLNDALSRIGFRRSQTVAYRPSCLDCNACVSVRVVASEFTPSGTQKRMMKRNGDLIATVCRPWSTGEQFQLLQKYLSARHPEGGMTSMDEVDFADMVEHTPVTSFVIEYREPSADGVTPGRLVGACLTDRQCDGLSMIYSFYDPEHESRAGLGNYIILDHIHKAQEMGLPYVYLGYWVEGSPRMQYKVRYRPMERLGRSGWERFSPEEQDKLIAAVVKNPDGHGKAGAGGRKDGVPSIAN comes from the coding sequence GTGACGGCTCCCGTTCGATTTCCGAGGTTCTTTGTAACGAGCCCTGCGCCGTGCCCCTATCTGCCTGGGCGGAGCGAACGCAAGGTGTTCACGGAACTCAAGGGGCCACACGCGGACTCCCTGAACGATGCGCTCAGCCGGATCGGTTTCCGCCGCAGCCAGACCGTCGCCTATCGCCCGTCCTGCCTTGACTGCAATGCCTGCGTCTCGGTGCGTGTCGTCGCCAGCGAGTTCACGCCATCGGGAACCCAGAAGCGCATGATGAAGCGCAACGGAGACCTGATCGCCACCGTATGTCGTCCCTGGTCGACCGGTGAGCAATTCCAGCTCCTGCAGAAGTACCTTAGCGCGCGCCATCCCGAAGGCGGGATGACCTCGATGGACGAGGTGGACTTCGCCGACATGGTCGAGCACACGCCAGTCACCAGCTTCGTCATCGAATATCGCGAACCCTCGGCCGATGGCGTGACTCCGGGCCGCCTTGTCGGCGCATGCCTTACAGATCGTCAGTGCGACGGCTTGTCGATGATCTACAGCTTCTACGATCCGGAGCATGAATCGCGGGCAGGGCTGGGCAACTATATCATCCTCGACCATATCCATAAGGCGCAGGAAATGGGCCTGCCCTACGTCTACCTCGGCTACTGGGTCGAAGGCTCGCCGCGCATGCAGTACAAGGTGCGTTACCGGCCGATGGAACGCCTTGGCCGTTCCGGCTGGGAGCGCTTTTCGCCCGAAGAGCAGGACAAGCTGATCGCTGCCGTCGTCAAGAACCCGGACGGACACGGCAAGGCCGGTGCCGGTGGGCGCAAGGACGGCGTACCCTCCATCGCCAACTGA
- a CDS encoding lysozyme, giving the protein MNRKPIFDVVRQLLGRGFRPSDIALLDAAIDRADNDSPVPADLALGEAGRALIRKWEGCARRRSDGRFEAYPDPGSATGEPWTIGWGSTGADIGKGLIWTQAQCDARFDRDIARYVNEVRDAVGDVATTQGQFDALVSFHYNTGAIRKATLTRLHRERRFAEAALEFAKWIYNDGKPLSGLKNRRAEEAALYRA; this is encoded by the coding sequence ATGAATCGCAAACCGATTTTCGATGTCGTGCGCCAATTGCTCGGCCGCGGCTTCCGGCCATCCGACATTGCGCTGCTCGACGCAGCCATCGACCGCGCCGACAACGACAGCCCCGTCCCTGCCGATCTTGCCCTCGGCGAGGCAGGTCGCGCCCTGATCCGCAAGTGGGAAGGCTGTGCCAGGCGCCGGTCGGACGGCCGCTTCGAAGCCTATCCCGATCCCGGCAGTGCCACGGGTGAGCCCTGGACGATCGGTTGGGGTTCAACCGGAGCGGACATAGGCAAGGGTCTGATCTGGACGCAGGCGCAATGCGACGCCCGCTTCGACAGGGACATCGCGCGCTACGTCAACGAGGTCCGCGATGCGGTAGGCGATGTGGCGACGACGCAGGGGCAGTTCGATGCCCTCGTCTCGTTCCACTACAACACGGGCGCCATCCGCAAGGCCACGCTCACCCGCCTGCACCGCGAGAGGCGCTTTGCCGAGGCGGCTCTGGAATTTGCGAAGTGGATCTACAACGACGGCAAGCCGCTATCCGGCCTCAAGAATCGACGCGCGGAAGAAGCAGCGCTCTACCGCGCCTGA
- a CDS encoding SDR family NAD(P)-dependent oxidoreductase yields MALDYLDFTGDCVVVTGGSSGIGKSCAMALAGRGLAVAITHFHAPEEADEVIGRIHANGGRAIACDTDVGDEQDVEVLFAAAESAFGPVRLLVNSAGRNMSGTAVQDMTLEHFDAVMRADLYGPFLSCRRFVRGLEGQGGGRIVNVSSIHESAPRAGAVDYDSAKGGLAQLTATLALELAPRAIAVNGVAPGMILTPMNQAALDDPQVRARKADAIPWGRAGRPEEVAELVGYLLSDRADYITGATVRIDGGLSLKVAQDA; encoded by the coding sequence ATGGCACTCGATTATCTCGACTTCACCGGCGATTGCGTGGTCGTGACCGGCGGCAGCTCGGGGATCGGCAAGTCCTGCGCGATGGCGCTGGCCGGACGCGGGCTGGCGGTCGCGATCACGCACTTTCATGCACCGGAGGAGGCTGACGAAGTCATCGGCCGGATCCACGCCAACGGCGGGAGGGCTATCGCCTGCGATACCGATGTCGGTGACGAGCAAGACGTCGAGGTACTTTTCGCAGCTGCCGAATCCGCCTTCGGTCCGGTCCGCCTGCTGGTGAACAGTGCAGGCCGCAACATGAGCGGGACGGCGGTGCAGGACATGACGCTGGAGCATTTCGATGCCGTCATGCGTGCCGACCTCTATGGTCCGTTCCTGAGCTGTCGCCGTTTCGTCCGCGGCCTCGAGGGGCAGGGCGGGGGCCGGATCGTCAATGTCTCATCCATTCACGAATCGGCGCCGCGGGCCGGAGCCGTCGACTACGACAGCGCCAAGGGCGGGCTGGCCCAGTTGACCGCGACGCTCGCGCTGGAGCTGGCGCCGCGCGCAATCGCGGTCAACGGCGTGGCGCCGGGCATGATCCTGACGCCGATGAACCAGGCCGCGCTGGACGATCCGCAGGTGCGGGCGCGCAAGGCCGACGCGATTCCCTGGGGCCGGGCGGGTCGTCCGGAGGAAGTCGCCGAGCTTGTCGGCTACCTGCTTTCCGACCGAGCCGATTATATTACCGGGGCTACGGTCAGGATTGACGGGGGACTTTCGCTCAAGGTGGCGCAAGATGCCTGA